A single Blastococcus colisei DNA region contains:
- a CDS encoding MFS transporter, with protein MIGERSEPVALGTAPGRWLVVVTVLASGMAFLDATAVQVALPAIGAEFDASLSGLQWTVTGYTLTLAALILLGGSLGDRFGRRRIFLVGVVWFAVASLVCGLAQDIGQLVAARALQGVGGALLTPGSLALIQSSFRPADRARAIGLWTALGGVAGLIGPFLGGVLVDAVSWRLVFLINVPVAVVIVVVAGRHVPESRDPRHHGRFDYAGAALGALALGGLTYGLIAAGDEPASADVLAAAAVGVAAGTGFVVRERRAVDPMLPPRLFRDRQFSGANAATLAVYGALGGSGLFLVLQLQTVLGYDATGAGAAMLPTILVITLLAPRFGALAQRIGPRLPMTVGPLTVAAGTLLLAGVDGGAPYAVEVLPGSLLQGLGMAITVAPLTATVLAAAPDAMAGIASGVNNAVARAAQLLAVAALPVVVGLEGDDYADPEAFTGGYRAAMLLCAALFLAGGALSWATIRNDVLGTSESGRSPAAP; from the coding sequence GTGATCGGTGAGCGGAGCGAGCCGGTCGCCCTGGGCACCGCCCCGGGCCGGTGGCTGGTGGTCGTCACGGTCCTGGCGTCGGGGATGGCGTTCCTCGACGCCACCGCCGTCCAGGTCGCCCTTCCCGCGATCGGGGCCGAGTTCGACGCCTCGCTGTCCGGGCTGCAGTGGACGGTCACCGGCTACACGCTGACGCTGGCCGCGTTGATCCTGCTCGGCGGTTCCCTCGGCGACCGGTTCGGACGACGCCGGATCTTCCTGGTCGGGGTGGTCTGGTTCGCCGTCGCCTCCCTGGTCTGCGGTCTGGCCCAGGACATCGGGCAGCTCGTCGCGGCGCGGGCGCTCCAGGGCGTGGGAGGCGCGCTGCTGACCCCCGGCAGCCTGGCCCTGATCCAGTCCTCCTTCCGGCCCGCCGACCGTGCGCGGGCGATCGGCCTCTGGACCGCGCTGGGCGGTGTCGCCGGGCTGATCGGCCCCTTCCTCGGCGGCGTGCTGGTCGACGCGGTCAGCTGGCGGCTGGTCTTCCTGATCAACGTGCCGGTCGCCGTCGTGATCGTCGTCGTGGCCGGACGGCACGTGCCGGAGAGCCGCGACCCGCGCCACCACGGGCGGTTCGACTACGCCGGTGCGGCGCTGGGCGCCCTCGCCCTGGGCGGTCTGACGTACGGCCTCATCGCCGCGGGCGATGAGCCGGCGAGTGCCGACGTCCTGGCCGCGGCCGCGGTGGGGGTCGCGGCCGGCACCGGTTTCGTCGTCCGCGAGCGGCGGGCCGTCGACCCCATGCTGCCGCCGAGGCTGTTCCGCGACCGGCAGTTCAGCGGCGCCAACGCGGCCACGCTCGCGGTGTACGGCGCGCTCGGCGGCAGCGGGCTCTTCCTCGTGCTGCAGCTGCAGACCGTGCTCGGCTACGACGCCACGGGCGCCGGCGCGGCGATGCTTCCGACGATCCTGGTCATCACCCTGCTCGCCCCCCGGTTCGGAGCCCTGGCGCAGCGGATCGGGCCTCGGCTGCCGATGACGGTCGGCCCGCTGACCGTGGCCGCCGGCACCCTGCTGCTGGCGGGCGTGGACGGCGGAGCGCCCTACGCGGTGGAGGTGCTGCCCGGTTCCCTGCTGCAGGGGCTGGGGATGGCCATCACGGTGGCGCCCCTGACGGCGACCGTTCTCGCGGCCGCCCCCGACGCCATGGCCGGGATCGCCAGCGGCGTGAACAACGCGGTCGCCCGGGCCGCTCAGCTCCTCGCCGTCGCCGCCCTGCCGGTGGTCGTGGGCCTGGAGGGCGACGACTACGCCGATCCGGAGGCCTTCACCGGTGGCTACCGCGCGGCGATGCTCCTGTGCGCGGCGCTGTTCCTGGCCGGGGGTGCGCTGTCCTGGGCCACCATCCGCAACGACGTGCTCGGCACGTCGGAGTCCGGGAGATCCCCCGCTGCCCCCTAA